From the genome of Denticeps clupeoides chromosome 17, fDenClu1.1, whole genome shotgun sequence:
TGGTGGGCACTATGGTGATGAAGTACTGAAACATCTGGTTGTCTGTGAACACAATGAAGAACGACGTTCTCTCTCCAGATATTGGTAAGAAATTACGTCACAGGTGTAGCTGTTGCCTTGCACTCACGGTCCAAGCAGATTTTCTCTGTGCCATCCAGTGGGTTTATAATTCCTGGGATCTCCTCCCCAAAAGACAAGTGGTCAATCCGATGGGAGAAATTATAGGCtaaaaaaatattgacaataGTTCTATagtttgaaatataaaaaaataaatctcaaaTAAAGTTGAACGAATACACCGTTTGACCAACTCACTGTCATGGCTCACAAGGGCTGCAAGATGGGCGTGCCCCCTCGGGTGTGGAATGGCTCTGCAGTGAAGAGTAAGGAGGAGACGGCGGGGCCTGTCAGTTCTGTTTGAACGCTCAGTCCTATTCCAAACACTTACAGATCCTTAAGCGTCAAAGGAACCTACTTGCCCACAGTGATGTGAAAATTGCCAGCCACTTTATTGACATAAAGGTGCCCGTGTATTCTGCAGGAACTGAGGGGTTGGTCTGGGTCCTCCTCACTGAGGCGTGGGACAAACAAACTCATCAAAATCATTAACCAGATCAGCATGTATTTGCGCAAAATGCTGTTACAGTACTGTTAGGGCATCTGACCGTGGGGGGAGTGCAGTTGGGGCTCCTTTCAAGACACTCTTGAACAGAACGTCCTGAAGGGCGTGTTCCTCCCGTAGGCGGTTCTGAATGAGCAGGAGAGTCCTACAGGAGAGAAACTTCTGCCATTAGTTTTTGTATTTACTTGTCTATCAGTAATAGCCCTGGTCTATATAGGCACAGATCATGCGACCAAAACAATCTTTCTATCACCACATGCATGAATATAAACCATAGTAATGAAAGCAATGAGAATTGCTGAAATCGTAGGCAATATTAATTAACAGTAAGTCTCTTACCTATGCCAGAGCCTTTGCTGGGGCGAGAGTTCAAACACAACCTGAAGTAATAAACAGGTATAAACATCCAGTAAGTGGAAGTGCTTCATAGCGAGAGAGAATCCAGAACCAAACTCACCGGCTCATACTGGAGCCCATCTGACGCCACCATCGTCTCGGCCAGGTCTAGAACATCTGCACCTACAACTACAGGCGCAGAACGTGCCACTTTAACCTCTAAAACAAAACTTCACAGTCAAGATATAATGGACCACAGAAAGAGACTTACATTGGCACTTCATGGCAACTGTTATATCAATGTTGATTCTTAATTTACTGcaagggggaggaaaaaagatGCCGAAAATGGTCACACTGTTAAACGAGTGTCTTGCAACATAGAGTTTAGTGTGAATTCACATAAAGGAACATCCCAGTAGAATTTTACCTAGAAAAATCCTTATCCACTTCATAGTCATACTTCATCCACGTTTCCCGATACACGAAAAACTCAAAGAAGGCCAACAGGGCCATGGCGGAGAAGGCAATCAGCGATACTGCGGGTACAACAggaatacaattttttatttttattttagacgTTGCTGTATCATACACAaaacaatattacattcattttactTATTTGTTGTTATCTGAATCCGCTGTAAAAAAGTTGAATTCATGGTTCTCCTTATTAAAAATTCTACGTCGTCACTTCATCTAGGGGGCACGCAATTAAAATAGCCCACACATTCAATAATTAAAAATCCAATAAGAAAAACACTTCAATCAACCGCACTTTATTTTGATTTCAAGACCTATCGTTTCCTTCAATGCTGTAATCAACAGACAGGCTATAGAGCGACTATGACGGGGTTATGAAGGCGGAAATAACAACTTTTAAAAACATGCCCGGTTATGCAAATAAGACGAAGTTGTGTGAAGGcggtaaaagaaaaaagaaaacgacCGACCCGTCCCGCCGCTAGCCGTCGTCTCCACGTAGCTTTCTGGGACCTTGGGGAAAGCGTCCAGCTCCTTCACCAGGTTGGCCGCCTTCTTGCGCGACAGTCGCCTCATCTCGGCCCCGGTCCCCCGCACGCAGCCTCACGGCGGTCCGTCAGCGGCGGCGACGCGAACGCATGAAGCGAGCCTGCCGCGTCCGCCGCACGCCGGTGAATTCCACTCAGGAACCTCGCCTGGTCAGCGAGACGTGCGAATATCTGCTAACACGGTGGGGGAGACGGGAAACTAGCGCCATGTCGTAAACATCAATCTCACGTGATTATAGCCCGGCCGACGCCGGGGACGGGGTACCTTCCGGCCCGCGTCCGCATCGACGTCAGTCTTTAATCCGCGCAGGAGACACCCTTCTCCGGCTCACGGGTGTGAGATGTGACCGTTTCCCTTCGGTAGGTCACGCAAACTTCAGCAAAGAACCAGCAGCGTGGAGCCCGTCTCGCCGGAAGACGCTCACTTCCGGCTGCAGTATCAAAATAAGAGCCCTCAaggtaaaattacatttttgacaCGAAGAATTGGGACCGAGCTCCGTAAATGAGCTCCACAGAATTatagaaaaaaagcaacaaatatATGGTCGGCTAACCAAAACGATCACATTGGCATGTATAAAGAACTACATACAATAGTTCATACATTCCAGTGGTCTCAACTGGTTGAAGTATAATACAAGAGGCCCAAACCAGGGCCAACATTCAATTAATTATttcacttaaataaataaaatagaaaaatgtatttcattatgTCTTTATTGAGAAGTCAACATTCATAACTAGTGTGAAGAATGACCAGATGAAGcaagaacaataataatttactgcaaatatattatttgtgtttcCTCACTAAATTAAGGAAATTACATCTGCAAAAAACACAGCTGTTAATGCTCTCTTTAGTATGTAAAGCTAGCAAATATTCCCATAGCAGAAAACATCCCCTGAAAACATCCCACCATTTTTCACGGCCTTCCAGCCTCCCAGATTCATGATCTCTTTTCTGAATAACATTGAATCAAACCTGAcccataatttaaaaaataaacatggtATATGCAACAATATTATTGAAACTATAACAATGCTTACATACCAGTTTGCACCTTGAACCTGGCTTTACACAAAATCCCTGATGCCTCTTACATTTGAACTGAGTCTGGACCCTCATGCTGTAGCTCTGTTAATCTCGGACTATCGGGAGTTGGGGTATCAGGTAGTTCTTGTGAGAGATCTTCAGAACATCGGCTAACAGTGGGTGAAATTACATCAGGACTGGAATCACATGACTCTGTGCTTTGTTCTGATGTTGCTGTAGTTGTGGTGGTTGCCACGCTGGGAGGGATTGGGTCAAActcgtcatcatcatcttcaaggATAGGGGACTCATgaatatcttaaaaaaaacacagtcaaaTTGTAACAAActctattattattaaaataaggTATAGAACTGGTCAGAAGATCACTATCTTGATCAATAAAGAAGGATATATGAGCAGAATGTTGTCCTTACTACTGAATGCTTCAGGATACTGCTTCCCTATCTTGCCTTTCAAAGTCCTGTAGGGTCACAAGAATGAGGTCGGAACAAAAtccaacaaaatacaaatacaaccATGCCTTACAATCAAAGAACGGGACCTAATTCTCCTGAAGATGTTGTCTAAATCCTTCTTCATCTCCACTAAAGTGCGAGTGTGCAAGATGAAATGATCGTTCATCTGCTGAAGTCGCACGCTGGACAGGCCGTTGAAGTTGATTAGCATCTCGTTGGTCTTCTCAAAACGATCAAGCCTAGTTACAAAGAATTACAGAAATACTGAAAGTTCCATCATTTTCACTTGGACATCCATTTACAGGTGAATCCTATTTTGACAATATTTTGTGTCCACAAATCAAGAGTTATTACATTAGttgatttaaatatttagtAATTTAGTCTGTTTTATAATTGTAATTTCCACCACACAGTATAAAACATTGTTCTGCGATTATTTAGGATTTGCATACACAACAACTAAGAATGCATAGAGAAACAAGTGGCCTCCAAATAAGGTAATTAAAAGAAGAAACATCAAGCTTAATTTGATGTAAATGTAGAGTATGTTTAGTTGTCACTTCCAAACAGCTCACATTACATATTATATACGAGCAAGTGGCTCTCCAAACTCTAAAGCTGCAGTTAAGCAGGTAGGAATATcatgggattttaacagaaacCCAGTCATTATGAGGATGGGTTTCTAAATCAAATGTAAAACCGCTATTTGTATTAATGATCCTGTGATCTAATTATTTCCTACATCGTAACGGCCACGTGTGAAGGTGGAAGGTCGCACCAGAATTACTTACATATGTCTCTGCGCTTGGATGATGGCGTTGACGTCCTCGGAGTTGACCATGCTTAACATCCTGTTGCAGAACATTCCCGACGCTGTTGGATCCATGATGCATCCAAACCTTGATTAGAACACCAGAATAAGCTTGCTCATGTCATTAAACATTCCCCATCGCGTTTAAAGTGCCTGAGTGAGGGAACTGCCCACAATACAGATTTTGATCGATGTGAATTAATCGAGCACGTGTATTAAATCCTTCTTGCTgaagaagggtggtagtagtctagtaggtaacacattcgcaaatcccgcttactactattgtgttcctgagcaagacacttaacccaacgttgctccagggggggactgtccctgtaactactgattgcaattcgctctgcataagggcgtctgataaatgtcgtaaatgtaaaataaagcaaGACCAACGCTTGTCCAACGCTTTTAAAACACCGTAATAAACCATAATATAATAAACCCGAGCAACTTGCCTTTTCGGTAATGCAGAATTGTGATACAAACAGGCGCGGACGACGTGAAATGCAGTCGCCTTCGACCACCGTATCTCGGAATCCGCTAATATTTCATTTAGAGAACAAACATTTGGGAGCAGGGCCCGTGTGCAGGGAGCCGCGCATCACTTCCTTGTTATGAAGGCACGTGCTACAACGCGGAATCCCATTGGTCGGTTCGTTTTACGTCGCTGCCTTCATTTCCGTAAACACCAGTCCAAGCgtgtatttaatttaaacaattaataTTCGGTCGCTTTTTTAACCGGCCATAATGGTGTCTAATTATTGTGTACATGtagaggtagtagcctagtgggtaacacactcgcctatgaaccagaagacccaggttcaaataccacttactaccagtgtgtccctgagcaagacacttaaccctaagttgctccagggggggactgtccctgtaactactcttgtaagtcgctctggataagggcgtctgataaatgctgtaaatgtaaatgtaactagtTCTATTGTCCACGACTTTTCACTCCAGCCCAGTTAGTGGCGCTATTACCTCGTAACGTCGAACTTCCGTCCCGCAGAAAACTCGGAAAGAGGAGGCGTGTTGGTAAAAGGCGCTTTCTAGTCGGTGCTTTATGGACCTTCGTTGACGTTTTTCCGGAAATGTTCGCGTCGCACGGACGCGTGGTGGTCGCACCGGGGCTCACACGCAACTTGAGAGCAGCGTGGGACGCCAGGCAGTTCGTCGTAGAAAACACGGAGGTGGCCAGCGGGCCGAGTTTAACCCCCGAAATCCGACTGCGGCTCTTCACCCCGAACTGTCCCTTCTGGCACGCCAGGCCGGACACGTGGCCCTTCCCAGACCCATACTGGGCGATATACTGGCCAGGGGGACAAGCGCTTGCGAGGTAGAGTCACTGCAGTGCTTATAATGCAGGTCGTCCCACATTAACAAGCATATATGAACTTACAGGTACCTCTTAAATAACCCCGAAGtctcaaaagacaaaaaagtgtTGGATCTGGGATGTGGCTGTGGAGCGTCCGCCATTGCTGCATCTCTCAGTGGAGCTTTCCACGTTACAGCAAATGACATTGACCCAGgtaatttttgcatttttcttggTTGCTTAAGAGGTTCTAACAATGTGATTTAATTGGTACTCAACCCCCTGACtgttcgaaccccgatccgccactgagcaaagcactgtccccacacactgctgctcgctgctcaccaagggtgatggttaaaagcagaggacacattttgttgtgtcaccgtgtctcacattgacaatcacttcactgtaacTTTGAATCATTATTCACTTGATCTTATAGTTGCAGCCCTTGCCACCCAACTCAACTGTGAACTGAATGGCCTGGAGCCCATCCCCTGCGTAACTAAGGATATCATCGGCTGTGAGAGTGAGAAGTGGGACCTCATCTTATTGGGAGACATGTTCTATGAGGAGGACCTTGCTGATCGCCTTCATAACTGGCTTCGTGAGTGCATTAGGACTCATGACACAAAAGTTC
Proteins encoded in this window:
- the etfbkmt gene encoding electron transfer flavoprotein beta subunit lysine methyltransferase: MFASHGRVVVAPGLTRNLRAAWDARQFVVENTEVASGPSLTPEIRLRLFTPNCPFWHARPDTWPFPDPYWAIYWPGGQALARYLLNNPEVSKDKKVLDLGCGCGASAIAASLSGAFHVTANDIDPVAALATQLNCELNGLEPIPCVTKDIIGCESEKWDLILLGDMFYEEDLADRLHNWLRECIRTHDTKVLIGDPGRAHFESHSIRELLLELARFTLPKAVAEENYGLTCSTVYQYKADT
- the ergic2 gene encoding endoplasmic reticulum-Golgi intermediate compartment protein 2 produces the protein MRRLSRKKAANLVKELDAFPKVPESYVETTASGGTVSLIAFSAMALLAFFEFFVYRETWMKYDYEVDKDFSSKLRINIDITVAMKCQFVGADVLDLAETMVASDGLQYEPVVFELSPQQRLWHRTLLLIQNRLREEHALQDVLFKSVLKGAPTALPPREEDPDQPLSSCRIHGHLYVNKVAGNFHITVGKAIPHPRGHAHLAALVSHDTYNFSHRIDHLSFGEEIPGIINPLDGTEKICLDHNQMFQYFITIVPTKLQTHKISAETHQYSVTERERVINHAAGSHGVSGIFMKYDISSLMVTVTEQHMPLWQFLVRLCGIIGGIFSTTGMLHGLVSFLVDVVCCRFKLGVYKPKEATFQDGYVNSQTPLLAESDEHN
- the kxd1 gene encoding kxDL motif-containing protein 1, which translates into the protein MDPTASGMFCNRMLSMVNSEDVNAIIQAQRHMLDRFEKTNEMLINFNGLSSVRLQQMNDHFILHTRTLVEMKKDLDNIFRRIRTLKGKIGKQYPEAFSNIHESPILEDDDDEFDPIPPSVATTTTTATSEQSTESCDSSPDVISPTVSRCSEDLSQELPDTPTPDSPRLTELQHEGPDSVQM